A section of the Cydia splendana chromosome 1, ilCydSple1.2, whole genome shotgun sequence genome encodes:
- the LOC134791682 gene encoding KIF-binding protein-like, protein MQIMGETAENMTEKEVLNDFKESYYKVRKLLDEESKNDPETEPYLSKYKAKELLLTMRESLTKIIRSQTDLDRVKLDAMLGTVLLNIGIINMDTEELTASEKVLTEAVDLLSENSLKPEVITTVLNIYNNLGILWSSRDNPETAKVFLLKAKELYESFKCTLQMPLPIEQMIANFEETPVSDFMLLEKAYTLTLYYLAQVYGTLKENLKSGVYCHSTLRRQLQYLDYEPIDWALNSATLSQFFAEQNGFYQSKHHLAAASTILEKYEEKMMESASNDDAFLAKVETFKHRSADVARCWAKYCLLLMTASKARLMTDSEMSADAVTDMSNLKLEDEGNICDGDIKNLIFPDLDVSAYEKKITDKVLLTYQDAREVFLSCQSWLNKAKEYYKLDTLASDYIELVQDNSQAYSYLAFFEEDDERRAKMHKRRIDMLEELIKEINPTYYLQYCRQLWYELGEVYTDILNIKLEKLNNSNERPTPHALKKINALCEKSIEMYDHFINSVKDKNGKMPLKLDSDHVRPVISAYAFIGRNSMKRIALDKNTQLENAQKSFDSYQAVVDICTNDPDAASMMQEEYSLCKEMVQILPIKIKKLQMEQLE, encoded by the exons ATGCAAATAATGGGGGAAACGGCAGAAAATATGACTGAGAAAGAAGTGCTTAACGATTTCAAAGAGAGCTATTATAAAGTAAGGAAGTTACTCGACGAGGAGAGCAAAAATGACCCAGAAACTGAGCCGTATCTCTCCAAATACAAAGCCAAAGAGTTATTGTTGACCATGCGCGAATCTCTTACCAAAATAATAAGGTCCCAGACCGATTTGGACAGGGTAAAGCTGGATGCGATGCTGGGAACGGTTCTCTTAAACATCGGCATCATTAACATGGACACGGAAGAATTGACGGCCAGCGAAAAGGTTCTTACAGAAGCAGTGGATCTACTCTCCGAAAATTCTTTAAAACCAGAGGTCATTACGACTGTgctaaatatttacaataatttaGGCATTCTATGGTCAAGCAGAGATAATCCGGAAACAGCTAAAGTATTTTTACTTAAAGCCAAAGAACTGTATGAATCTTTCAAATGTACTTTACAAATGCCTTTGCCTATTGAACAAATGATTGCGAACTTTGAGGAGACTCCTGTATCGGATTTTATGCTGCTGGAGAAAGCATATACATTGACCCTGTACTACTTGGCACAGGTGTATGGTACATTGAAAGAGAATTTGAAGTCAGGTGTGTACTGTCATTCAACTCTGCGCAGGCAGTTGCAGTACTTGGACTATGAGCCCATAGATTGGGCTTTAAATTCTGCCACACTGTCTCAGTTCTTTGCTGAGCAGAATGGTTTTTACCAGTCAAAACATCACTTAGCAGCAGCTTCTACAATCCTTGAGAAGTATGAGGAGAAAATGATGGAGTCAGCCAGTAATGATGATGCATTTTTAGCTAAAGTGGAAACATTTAAACATAGATCAGCAGATGTGGCTCGGTGCTGGGCAAAGTATTGCCTGCTGCTTATGACTGCCTCAAAGGCTAGGTTGATGACAGACAGTGAAATGAGCGCTGATGCTGTAACTG ACATGTCTAATTTGAAACTTGAAGATGAAGGAAATATCTGTGATGGAGACATTAAAAACCTAATATTCCCTGATCTGGATGTGTCTGCATATGAAAAGAAAATTACAGATAAGGTCCTACTCACTTACCAAGATGCCAGAGAAGTGTTTCTAAGTTGCCAGAGCTGGTTAAATAAAGCTAAAGAATACTATAAATTGGATACATTAGCATCGGATTACATAGAGCTTGTTCAAGACAATTCTCAAGCTTATTCATATCTGGCATTTTTTGAAGAGGATGATGAAAGACGCGCCAAAATGCACAAGCGGCGTATAGACATGCTGGAAGAACTAATCAAAGAAATCAACCCTACATACTACCTACAGTACTGTCGACAACTGTGGTATGAACTCGGAGAAGTCTACACTGATATACTCAATATAAAATTGGAAAAGCTAAATAATTCCAATGAGAGACCTACCCCACACGCATTGAAGAAAATTAATGCACTATGTGAAAAGAGTATTGAGATGTATGATCACTTTATCAACTCAGTAAAggataaaaatggtaaaatgcCGCTTAAACTAGATAGTGATCATGTAAGGCCTGTAATAAGTGCATATGCATTTATAGGTAGAAATAGTATGAAGAGAATTGCTCTAGATAAGAACACTCAACTAGAAAATGCTCAGAAGAGTTTTGACTCATACCAGGCTGTTGTGGACATCTGTACTAATGACCCTGATGCGGCTTCAATGATGCAAGAAGAATACAGTTTGTGTAAGGAAATGGTACAGATTCTGcccataaaaattaaaaagttacaaatggaGCAGCTTGAGTAA
- the LOC134791723 gene encoding UDP-glucosyltransferase 2-like — MRSLVYIAAALSLSNYVYSARILGLFPHTGKSHQMVFEPLLKTLAERGHHVTTVSFFPLKNPPANYTDVSLEGIAQLGVETMDLQIYENPPSFLRYLGVDVERMVKQAMEFAPLADMALNVCRKLVDWPALTSALKKDYDLVLVENFNSDCMLGLAHVYGIKAPIVALLSSGVMPWSPGRIGLADNPSYVPVVSTAFLDRMTFIERLENTLLQFYFKWWYRYEIQVKEQEIIEKHFGRKITDLSDLGKNISLMLLNTFHGLNGARPLLPGVVEVGGMHLDHNKKTIPPYIEKFLNESSEGVVLFSFGSLIKTASIPKYKEEIIINALSKLKQRVVWKYEESDEEGTITGNIMRVKWIPQSELLRHKKVLAFIAHGGLLGMTEAIFAGKPMLVVPFFGDQPQNAAVAEAAGLAKVLSYADLSEKSMLEGLQSVLSAEMRISARWASEIWQDRQNEPLDTAVYWTERVLRWGQQAPLHSGARHLAFHEYALLDVAAALLGTIVLSILLLHYTIFTLIPKTISASFGKEKKKIH, encoded by the exons ATGCGTTCCCTCGTTTACATCGCTGCCGCGCTGTCGCTTTCTAACTATGTCTACTCGGCACGTATACTTGGGTTGTTCCCTCACACGGGCAAGAGTCACCAAATGGTCTTTGAGCCTTTGCTAAAAACTCTCGCCGAGCGCGGCCACCATGTAACCACGGTGTCTTTTTTCCCGCTGAAAAACCCTCCAGCTAATTACACCGACGTCAGCCTCGAAGGTATCGCTCAACTTGGAGTCGAAACGATGGACTTACAAATATATGAAAACCCGCCCAGTTTTTTAAGGTATTTGGGTGTGGATGTAGAGCGGATGGTGAAACAAGCAATGGAGTTTGCGCCGCTAGCTGATATGGCTTTAAATGTTTGCCGGAAACTGGTGGACTGGCCGGCGTTAACGAGTGCCTTAAAAAAGGATTACGACTTAGTGTTAGTTGAGAACTTTAACAGTGATTGTATGCTAGGTCTAGCCCACGTTTACGGTATAAAAGCCCCTATTGTAGCACTTTTATCAAGTGGAGTGATGCCGTGGTCGCCAGGACGGATTGGCCTGGCTGATAACCCGTCGTATGTCCCTGTTGTCAGCACTGCATTTCTCGATAGAATGACTTTCATTGAACGTCTGGAGAATACATTGTTACAATTTTACTTTAAGTGGTGGTATAGATATGAAATCCAGGTGAAAGAACAGGAGATTATTGAAAAGCATTTCGGCAGGAAGATAACGGATTTGTCGGATTTGGGGAAGAATATATCTTTGATGTTGTTGAATACTTTTCACGGTTTGAACGGAGCAAGGCCACTCTTACCCGGGGTGGTGGAAGTCGGCGGTATGCATTTGGATCACAATAAGAAAACAATACCACCg TATATCGAGAAATTTCTGAACGAGTCTTCCGAAGGCGTGGTCCTGTTCAGCTTCGGCTCTCTGATCAAGACCGCGTCAATACCGAAGTACAAAGAGGAGATCATCATCAACGCCCTGTCCAAGCTGAAGCAGCGGGTGGTGTGGAAGTACGAGGAAAGCGACGAGGAGGGCACCATCACTGGGAACATCATGAGGGTCAAATGGATACCGCAGTCAGAGTTGCTGA GGCACAAGAAAGTGTTGGCGTTCATAGCGCACGGAGGTCTGCTGGGCATGACCGAGGCGATATTTGCTGGCAAGCCAATGCTAGTAGTGCCGTTCTTTGGAGACCAACCACAGAACGCAGCGGTGGCCGAAGCAGCTGGACTGGCCAAGGTCTTGTCGTACGCGGATTTGTCGGAGAAATCAATGCTTGAGGGGCTGCAAAGCGTGCTCAGCGCaga AATGCGTATCAGCGCTCGTTGGGCTTCCGAAATTTGGCAAGACAGACAAAACGAGCCGCTGGATACAGCGGTCTACTGGACGGAGAGGGTGCTCCGCTGGGGGCAGCAGGCGCCCCTCCACTCGGGCGCCAGGCACCTCGCCTTCCACGAATACGCGCTACTCGACGTCGCTGCCGCCTTGCTGGGGACCATCGTGCTGTCTATCCTTCTACTACATTACACAATCTTCACCCTTATCCCTAAAACAATAAGTGCTAGTTTCGGTAAAGAAAAAAAGAAGATTCATTGA